A genomic stretch from Erysipelothrix sp. HDW6C includes:
- a CDS encoding GNAT family N-acetyltransferase: MIQKIAQETNELLLKVLLDKHSELHSCVAVGTPKPLSLAYRKDDKYVGGITGSIFYERLHIKLLGVDEAYRGQGIGSELVSAAIAFAKENGCTSITVSTLDYQGPKFYEHLGFQEYAILENVPAKGLNTHYFVMYL, translated from the coding sequence ATGATTCAAAAAATAGCCCAAGAAACAAACGAACTCTTACTGAAAGTGCTTCTCGATAAACACAGTGAATTGCATTCCTGTGTCGCGGTAGGAACACCGAAACCACTCTCACTTGCATATCGTAAGGATGATAAGTATGTTGGTGGTATAACAGGGAGTATCTTCTATGAACGTCTGCATATTAAGTTGCTGGGCGTGGACGAAGCCTATCGTGGTCAGGGAATTGGTTCCGAACTTGTGAGTGCGGCCATTGCATTTGCGAAGGAAAATGGTTGTACTTCAATTACCGTCTCAACCCTTGATTACCAAGGACCCAAGTTCTACGAGCATTTGGGATTTCAAGAATATGCCATTCTTGAAAATGTACCTGCAAAGGGTTTGAATACTCACTATTTCGTAATGTATCTTTAA
- a CDS encoding nucleotidyltransferase domain-containing protein: MNSEAIQKAISNLEASRNIRVLFAVESGSRAWGFEGDKSDYDLRFVYVQASENYLKILPEESVIDIEETDGIDYHGWDLRKALFLMRKSNPSLLEWIYSPIVYATSKTHETMKKMANTYFNPKNAQHHYLSMAASNLSHHSTQETEIEIKRYLYTIRATLAAYAIHKTGTVPPVSMHELLKLIDDEPITQQVTKLIELKKTNVTTVMARVRALDQTLEVYRETVLRDIDKYTCESQSYQPLDALFQEVVYENADR, from the coding sequence ATGAATTCTGAAGCAATACAAAAAGCAATAAGCAACCTTGAAGCATCACGAAACATCCGTGTGCTTTTTGCTGTCGAATCAGGGAGTCGTGCGTGGGGTTTTGAAGGGGACAAGAGTGATTACGACTTGCGTTTTGTTTATGTTCAAGCCTCTGAGAACTATCTCAAAATATTACCAGAGGAATCGGTCATCGACATTGAAGAAACAGATGGCATTGATTATCATGGGTGGGATTTACGAAAAGCGCTCTTTCTCATGCGCAAATCCAATCCGTCCCTACTAGAATGGATTTACTCACCGATAGTTTACGCAACTTCAAAGACTCACGAAACCATGAAAAAAATGGCGAATACCTACTTTAATCCCAAGAATGCACAACATCATTATCTGAGTATGGCAGCATCAAACTTAAGTCATCACTCGACACAGGAAACTGAAATTGAAATCAAACGTTACCTTTATACAATTCGTGCGACCTTGGCAGCCTATGCCATTCATAAAACAGGAACAGTTCCTCCAGTATCGATGCATGAGCTTCTTAAACTCATTGATGACGAACCGATAACTCAGCAGGTCACGAAACTTATCGAATTAAAGAAGACAAACGTAACAACTGTAATGGCGCGTGTTCGTGCATTGGATCAAACCCTTGAGGTCTATCGCGAGACTGTTTTACGTGATATTGATAAATATACGTGCGAAAGTCAATCGTACCAACCGTTAGATGCACTCTTTCAGGAGGTTGTTTATGAAAACGCCGATCGTTAA
- a CDS encoding CCA tRNA nucleotidyltransferase, with the protein MKTPIVNRILKDKGYDAYVVGGAVRDFYLKKSIHDIDITTNANLTEIMHVFKEYAIIETGLKHDTVTVVIDGVPYEITSFRNGAQSISEDVQLRDFTINGLAYDDGILDTVGGISDLDNGIIRCINDPVQRFKEDPLRILRAMRFASTYGFTVEPKTKQAMHNLKSLLDAVAKERIQSEFTQILCGEHVEAVLRTYRDIVAVIIPEIEPMFDFEQFNPHHMYDVYEHTLRVIAHTKPQPIQRLAAFFHDAGKPKAFTQDINGIGHFYKHELYSADIVDAVMRRLKYDHKTWSAVKELVLYHDNIIQPQKKSVRKVLNKIGVERFDELIDLKRADNLGQSPQYRNNETVYQTYREIAATILSDNDALHIKDLKIGGRDLIRLGIEPGPRHGEILKVLLDATINEDVKNTKEDLEAYVTRHFLTISQRVGREVNA; encoded by the coding sequence ATGAAAACGCCGATCGTTAATCGCATTTTAAAAGATAAGGGTTATGATGCCTATGTGGTGGGAGGTGCAGTTCGTGATTTCTATTTGAAAAAGAGTATTCACGATATTGACATCACTACCAATGCAAATCTCACTGAAATCATGCATGTATTTAAAGAATATGCGATTATTGAAACAGGGTTAAAGCACGATACAGTGACAGTGGTAATTGATGGTGTCCCTTACGAGATAACATCTTTCCGCAACGGTGCGCAGTCGATTTCTGAAGATGTACAATTACGCGACTTTACAATAAATGGTCTTGCGTATGATGACGGAATTCTTGATACTGTTGGTGGAATATCAGATCTTGATAATGGGATTATCCGTTGCATCAACGATCCCGTTCAACGCTTCAAAGAAGACCCGTTACGTATTTTGCGAGCGATGCGATTTGCATCGACCTATGGATTCACGGTCGAACCCAAAACCAAGCAAGCAATGCACAATCTTAAATCATTGCTTGATGCGGTTGCCAAAGAGCGCATCCAGAGTGAGTTCACACAAATTCTCTGTGGTGAACATGTCGAAGCGGTATTACGAACATACCGTGATATTGTTGCCGTCATTATACCTGAGATTGAACCGATGTTTGATTTTGAACAATTCAACCCGCATCACATGTATGATGTCTACGAACATACCTTACGTGTCATTGCACATACCAAACCACAACCCATTCAACGGCTTGCAGCATTCTTTCACGACGCAGGTAAACCAAAAGCCTTTACACAAGATATCAATGGCATTGGCCACTTCTACAAACACGAACTCTACAGCGCTGACATCGTTGATGCAGTCATGCGACGTCTGAAATATGACCATAAGACATGGTCAGCTGTAAAGGAGTTGGTCCTTTACCACGATAATATCATTCAACCTCAGAAAAAGTCAGTTCGTAAAGTATTGAATAAAATCGGAGTTGAGCGTTTTGATGAATTGATCGACCTCAAACGTGCTGATAATTTGGGTCAGAGTCCCCAGTATCGTAACAATGAAACGGTGTATCAAACATACCGTGAGATTGCAGCAACAATTCTATCGGATAACGATGCCCTTCACATTAAAGATTTAAAAATTGGAGGTCGTGATTTGATTCGCTTGGGAATCGAACCAGGTCCTCGTCATGGAGAAATCTTAAAGGTACTCCTTGACGCCACAATCAATGAAGACGTAAAGAACACAAAAGAAGATTTAGAAGCTTATGTAACACGCCACTTCCTAACAATAAGTCAGCGTGTAGGAAGAGAGGTCAATGCATGA
- a CDS encoding RidA family protein, giving the protein MTLYRNSIAVQGELLFISGQTPQEDGITPLSFADQIDIVINKIAMILKSHNLDVHHLVNMNIYLTHRDDLPLLRERLSHFLRDTQPTMSLVIVAGLVDAQFKVEIDAVAQL; this is encoded by the coding sequence ATGACATTGTATCGAAACAGTATTGCTGTCCAAGGAGAACTCCTGTTTATTTCTGGACAAACACCGCAAGAAGATGGTATTACCCCACTTTCCTTTGCGGATCAAATAGACATCGTTATCAATAAGATTGCCATGATTTTAAAGTCTCACAATCTGGATGTTCATCATCTTGTAAATATGAATATTTATCTGACCCACCGTGACGATTTACCACTGCTTAGAGAAAGATTGTCGCACTTTTTACGCGACACACAGCCTACCATGAGTTTGGTAATTGTTGCTGGTCTTGTCGATGCCCAGTTTAAAGTGGAGATTGATGCGGTTGCGCAATTATGA
- a CDS encoding GNAT family N-acetyltransferase: protein MITIRKVGINDHGELAQLYQDVRLESFHWQDTETMSRHDFVKDTVDEVITVAIIDDSIVGFISVFEPEGFVHLLFIATDHQGQGIGRQLIQTVQSDLDMDLSLKCVSSNHNALTAYEKMGWVRKEEHESQNYVLMSLRRD from the coding sequence ATGATTACGATTCGTAAAGTAGGTATCAATGATCATGGTGAACTCGCCCAACTTTATCAAGATGTGCGCTTGGAATCATTTCACTGGCAAGACACGGAAACAATGTCTCGCCATGATTTTGTAAAGGATACCGTGGATGAAGTGATTACAGTGGCCATCATTGACGATAGCATTGTAGGGTTTATCAGTGTCTTTGAACCGGAAGGATTTGTCCACCTCCTGTTTATTGCGACAGACCATCAGGGGCAGGGAATTGGGCGTCAACTGATTCAAACAGTTCAAAGCGACTTAGACATGGATTTGAGTCTTAAATGCGTAAGCAGTAACCACAATGCCCTCACAGCTTACGAAAAGATGGGGTGGGTTAGAAAAGAAGAACATGAGAGTCAAAACTATGTACTCATGTCACTGAGACGTGATTAG
- a CDS encoding TfoX/Sxy family DNA transformation protein, translating to MNTKQLSALINIGPEIEQKLNTIGVSDVETFRSRGVHDVFIQLKQHFPNVCLVHLQVLQGAIEGIPFNQLSANTKAELKSFYDEMYR from the coding sequence ATGAACACGAAACAATTAAGCGCTCTTATAAACATTGGACCTGAGATTGAACAAAAACTAAATACCATCGGTGTCAGCGATGTTGAAACATTTCGCTCACGTGGTGTGCATGATGTATTCATCCAACTGAAACAACACTTTCCCAATGTGTGTCTTGTCCATCTGCAGGTATTGCAAGGTGCAATTGAGGGTATTCCATTTAACCAATTGTCTGCCAATACAAAAGCAGAACTCAAATCCTTTTATGATGAAATGTATCGATAA
- a CDS encoding NCS2 family permease: MEKFFKLKENNTTVGTEVLAGVTTFFTMAYILFVNPQILAQAGLPVNGVYIATILAAVVGTMVMGLFANVPYAQAPGMGLNAFFTYTVVLIGGFTPYEALGLVFICGVINILITVTRVRKHIIKAIPETLQQAIGAGIGLFIAYIGLLNINFLDFSAGVPALAPFSDKNIILAMIGLVIMLVLMLRKVKGAILIGIVATTVIGILMGVVDVSGVGQATSYGEVFSDFKSIFGVIFSGEGIVSLFKNHSLATIFPIVFAFSLTDTFDTIGTFIGTGRRSGIFTAEDELALENGKGFSSKMDKAMFADAIATSVGAVFGTSNTTTFVESSAGIEAGGRTGLTSVVTAILFLLSILIAPIVGLIPSAATAPALIIVGILMSASFADVNWVDFEEAIPAFFTVVMTVLTYSVSNGLAFGFISYVLVKVATGKFKDIHPIVIVSSLLFIINFVIEAL; this comes from the coding sequence ATGGAAAAATTCTTTAAGCTAAAAGAAAATAACACGACTGTAGGTACGGAGGTGTTGGCAGGGGTAACAACCTTCTTCACAATGGCCTACATTTTGTTTGTCAATCCGCAAATCTTAGCGCAAGCAGGATTGCCAGTCAATGGTGTTTATATTGCAACGATTCTTGCTGCTGTTGTGGGGACAATGGTTATGGGGTTATTTGCGAACGTTCCTTATGCACAAGCACCGGGAATGGGATTGAATGCGTTCTTTACATATACTGTTGTTTTAATTGGAGGTTTCACACCCTACGAGGCGTTGGGTCTTGTATTTATTTGTGGTGTTATCAACATCCTTATTACGGTTACACGTGTTCGTAAACACATTATTAAAGCCATACCAGAAACGCTACAACAAGCAATTGGGGCTGGTATTGGACTATTTATAGCTTACATTGGTTTATTAAATATTAATTTCTTAGATTTCTCAGCAGGCGTTCCTGCATTGGCACCGTTTAGCGATAAAAATATTATCCTGGCAATGATCGGACTTGTGATCATGTTAGTATTAATGTTACGCAAAGTTAAAGGTGCTATTTTAATTGGTATTGTTGCAACTACAGTCATCGGTATCCTTATGGGTGTTGTTGATGTATCTGGTGTAGGTCAAGCAACAAGCTATGGTGAAGTATTCAGTGATTTCAAATCAATCTTTGGCGTTATCTTTAGCGGTGAAGGTATTGTAAGTCTCTTCAAGAACCATTCACTCGCTACAATCTTCCCAATTGTCTTTGCATTCAGTCTCACGGATACATTTGATACAATTGGTACATTTATCGGAACAGGACGTCGTTCAGGAATCTTTACAGCTGAAGATGAACTTGCACTTGAAAATGGTAAAGGGTTCTCATCAAAAATGGATAAAGCAATGTTCGCAGATGCGATTGCTACATCCGTAGGAGCAGTCTTCGGAACATCAAACACAACTACATTTGTAGAGAGTTCAGCGGGTATCGAAGCGGGTGGACGTACCGGACTTACATCGGTTGTCACCGCAATCTTGTTCCTCTTAAGTATTCTTATTGCTCCAATTGTTGGATTGATACCAAGTGCTGCCACAGCACCAGCATTAATTATTGTTGGGATTCTCATGAGTGCATCATTTGCTGATGTTAACTGGGTTGACTTCGAAGAAGCAATTCCAGCATTCTTCACGGTTGTGATGACAGTCTTAACATACAGTGTATCCAACGGACTTGCATTTGGATTTATCTCATATGTACTCGTAAAAGTTGCAACAGGGAAATTCAAAGACATTCATCCAATCGTTATCGTTTCAAGTTTATTGTTTATTATAAACTTCGTCATTGAAGCGCTGTAG
- a CDS encoding class II D-tagatose-bisphosphate aldolase, non-catalytic subunit, which produces MKKNPLFLLNNKRPVGVYSACTANDLVIEATLEFAKEHNSPVVIEATANQVNQFGGYTGMKPIDFKNFVFELADKVGYDKKRIILGGDHLGPLTWTDLNEDEAMKNAVQLVYDYVRSGFTKIHLDTSMRVADDSTNEALSNETIARRSAMMAKACLEAYDALLAEDPEAIFPAFIIGSEVPIPGGAQEKEETLAVTSPADFKETYRVFKEVFAAHDVEKVFDSVIGIVVQPGVEFGDEDLFQYNRANAKELTDTLKNEFDSFVFEGHSTDYQTPEHLKEMVEDGITILKVGPALTFALREALFALSHIEDQICERPSHFIQVLEDTMLEHPGNWQKHYHGTPAELWIKRKYSYSDRARYYLPIPEVQESINTLVENLTATPIPMTMLSQYMPYQYRRIKEGIIKNSPLDLIKDYVKLYLDDYQYATNVQNLEK; this is translated from the coding sequence ATGAAAAAAAATCCATTATTTTTACTAAATAACAAGCGTCCTGTCGGTGTCTATTCGGCATGTACAGCCAATGATCTTGTTATCGAAGCAACACTTGAATTTGCGAAAGAGCACAATTCACCCGTCGTTATTGAAGCAACAGCAAACCAAGTTAACCAATTTGGTGGTTATACAGGGATGAAGCCAATTGACTTCAAGAACTTTGTATTTGAACTTGCTGATAAAGTAGGTTATGACAAGAAACGCATTATCTTAGGTGGAGACCACTTAGGACCGCTAACATGGACAGACTTAAATGAAGACGAAGCCATGAAGAATGCAGTACAACTTGTTTATGATTATGTTCGTTCAGGATTCACAAAAATCCACTTGGACACATCAATGCGCGTGGCTGATGACAGCACAAACGAAGCATTATCCAATGAGACCATTGCCCGTCGTTCTGCGATGATGGCAAAGGCATGCTTGGAGGCATACGATGCACTGCTTGCTGAGGATCCAGAAGCAATCTTCCCAGCATTCATTATTGGTAGTGAAGTTCCAATCCCAGGTGGCGCACAAGAAAAAGAAGAAACACTGGCAGTTACAAGCCCAGCTGACTTCAAAGAAACATACCGCGTATTCAAAGAAGTATTCGCAGCACATGATGTTGAGAAAGTATTTGACTCCGTAATTGGTATTGTTGTTCAACCGGGTGTTGAGTTTGGAGATGAGGACTTGTTCCAATACAACCGTGCGAATGCAAAAGAACTGACCGATACATTAAAGAATGAGTTTGATTCATTCGTATTTGAAGGACACTCAACAGACTATCAAACACCAGAACATTTAAAAGAGATGGTTGAAGATGGAATCACAATTCTTAAAGTCGGACCTGCATTGACATTCGCCCTACGCGAAGCACTCTTTGCACTCTCACACATTGAAGATCAAATTTGTGAACGTCCATCACACTTCATTCAAGTGCTCGAAGATACGATGTTAGAACACCCAGGCAATTGGCAAAAACACTACCATGGTACTCCAGCAGAACTATGGATTAAACGTAAGTACAGCTACTCAGACCGTGCACGTTACTACTTGCCAATTCCAGAGGTCCAAGAAAGCATTAATACATTGGTTGAAAACTTAACAGCAACACCAATTCCAATGACCATGCTCTCACAATACATGCCATACCAATACCGTCGCATTAAAGAAGGTATCATTAAAAACAGTCCACTCGACTTAATCAAAGATTATGTCAAACTGTATCTCGATGATTACCAATATGCAACGAATGTTCAAAATTTAGAGAAGTAA
- a CDS encoding PTS system mannose/fructose/sorbose family transporter subunit IID translates to MESNVTHYKDLTPAKPLDKKTLNKMVWRSLFLQASFNYERMQAAGWLYGILPGLEKIHTNKEDLAASMGHNLEFFNTHPFLVTFVMGIVLNLEQQKADIPTIRAVRVAAMGPLGGIGDALFWMTLVPITAGITANMAINEQIMGPILFLVIFNVVQFVLRFWLMNMSYKLGASAIDVFTKNAKEFTRAAGILGVFIVGAMTSIFGGTAIRISFVNGSLVTNIQQTLDGILPKLVPLALTLLMYFLLKKRNWSPTKCIVLLLVIGIFGTATGILAGDSKATNPETGEAIPGGYNPLLKWYDYATEAPKAE, encoded by the coding sequence ATGGAATCTAACGTAACACATTACAAAGACCTGACTCCAGCCAAACCACTGGATAAGAAAACATTAAACAAAATGGTATGGCGTTCCCTCTTCTTGCAAGCATCATTTAACTATGAGCGTATGCAAGCAGCAGGATGGCTATACGGTATCTTACCTGGACTTGAAAAGATCCATACAAACAAAGAAGACTTGGCTGCCTCAATGGGTCATAACCTTGAATTCTTTAACACTCACCCATTCTTAGTAACATTCGTTATGGGTATCGTATTAAACCTAGAACAACAAAAAGCTGATATCCCAACAATCCGTGCGGTACGTGTTGCTGCCATGGGTCCATTAGGCGGTATTGGTGATGCGTTATTCTGGATGACATTAGTTCCTATCACAGCTGGTATTACCGCTAATATGGCGATTAACGAGCAAATCATGGGACCTATTCTATTCTTAGTAATTTTCAACGTTGTACAATTCGTACTTCGCTTCTGGCTGATGAATATGTCATACAAACTTGGAGCAAGCGCTATTGATGTCTTTACTAAAAATGCTAAAGAGTTCACACGTGCTGCAGGTATCTTAGGGGTATTTATCGTTGGTGCGATGACATCAATCTTCGGTGGTACAGCAATCCGTATCTCATTTGTTAACGGTAGTTTGGTAACAAACATCCAACAAACACTTGATGGTATCTTACCTAAGTTAGTTCCATTAGCATTAACACTCTTGATGTACTTCTTACTCAAGAAACGCAACTGGTCACCAACAAAATGTATCGTATTACTCTTAGTAATCGGTATCTTCGGTACTGCAACAGGTATCTTAGCTGGTGATTCAAAAGCAACAAACCCTGAAACAGGGGAAGCAATTCCAGGTGGTTATAACCCATTGCTCAAATGGTATGACTACGCAACGGAAGCACCTAAAGCTGAATAA
- a CDS encoding PTS sugar transporter subunit IIC, whose product MDFTIIQIILVMIVTFIAAIDQFSFLESLYQPIVLCTVVGAILGAPGTGMIVGGTYQLISIGSMPVGGAQPPNVIIGGIMATVFAVSSNMAPNTAVGLAVPFALLGQYAVTLTFTLMSPIMAVADKHAKNANPKGIAQINYLSMAILGSLFAVIILVGMLSGQLIGDQLAKASYNLSWLMAGLDVAGGMMKYVGFGILMKIMLSGELWGFYFLGFAFATIVNMVPGLGGAALLILSMIGGAIAIYDFQMNTKMSGLTGGNFGGGDEDGI is encoded by the coding sequence ATGGATTTTACAATCATTCAGATTATCCTAGTTATGATCGTGACATTTATTGCCGCGATTGACCAGTTTAGTTTCTTAGAATCACTGTACCAACCAATCGTACTCTGTACTGTTGTTGGAGCAATTCTAGGCGCACCTGGTACAGGGATGATCGTCGGGGGAACCTACCAATTGATTTCAATCGGTAGTATGCCTGTAGGTGGAGCTCAACCACCTAACGTCATTATCGGTGGTATTATGGCTACTGTATTTGCTGTCTCATCAAATATGGCTCCTAATACTGCTGTTGGATTAGCAGTTCCATTTGCTTTACTTGGACAATATGCTGTTACATTGACATTTACTTTAATGTCACCAATCATGGCTGTTGCTGACAAACATGCAAAAAATGCTAACCCTAAAGGTATTGCACAAATCAACTACTTATCAATGGCTATTCTTGGCTCATTGTTCGCAGTTATCATCTTAGTTGGAATGTTATCAGGACAACTTATCGGTGATCAACTTGCAAAAGCATCCTATAACCTTAGCTGGTTAATGGCTGGACTTGATGTTGCTGGTGGTATGATGAAATATGTTGGTTTCGGTATCTTAATGAAAATTATGTTATCGGGAGAACTATGGGGCTTCTACTTCCTTGGATTCGCATTTGCAACAATTGTAAATATGGTTCCAGGACTTGGTGGAGCAGCACTCTTAATTCTTTCAATGATCGGTGGCGCAATTGCCATTTACGATTTCCAAATGAATACAAAAATGTCCGGCTTAACGGGCGGTAACTTCGGTGGAGGTGATGAAGATGGAATCTAA
- the agaV gene encoding PTS N-acetylgalactosamine transporter subunit IIB has product MPNIVLTRIDNRLIHGQVATQWSGVVGANLLLVANDEVAGNKMRQGLMDMAAPGYAQTRYWTIQKTIETIHKASDRQMIFIICETPEDVLKLVEGGVPIKKVNIGNMHMAEGKRQVATSVAVDDKDVAAFKKLRDLGVELEIRRVPQNASEDIEKLFK; this is encoded by the coding sequence ATGCCAAATATTGTATTAACACGAATTGATAATCGTTTGATTCATGGACAAGTCGCTACTCAATGGTCAGGGGTCGTTGGAGCAAACTTACTGTTAGTTGCAAATGATGAGGTCGCTGGCAATAAAATGCGTCAGGGATTAATGGACATGGCCGCTCCAGGTTATGCTCAAACTCGTTATTGGACAATCCAAAAAACAATCGAAACAATTCACAAGGCATCTGATCGTCAAATGATTTTTATCATTTGTGAAACACCAGAAGACGTACTAAAACTTGTTGAAGGTGGAGTACCCATCAAAAAGGTAAATATTGGTAATATGCACATGGCGGAAGGAAAACGCCAGGTCGCTACCTCTGTTGCTGTTGATGACAAAGATGTCGCAGCGTTCAAAAAACTCAGAGATCTCGGAGTCGAATTAGAAATTCGTCGTGTTCCGCAAAATGCTTCTGAGGACATTGAAAAGCTCTTCAAATAA
- a CDS encoding helix-turn-helix domain-containing protein, with translation MYLKTTSPQFLKYGSIAEEPSRYLSQRTYFEGKNPTHLDVYDAKVRIEVLEGIAILVLQEEFGSREQFVIHRAPILNKNTPFTVIPLTQSAVIEVSVQSKKAVKQSRIEFEDELNYEPIRPKFSVTDIYSYYYNVKGKDYYFHGESHYNWELTYVDTGELVTEIDGQEYTLSSQQMMLYFPGQFHKQYVIGEKTASYLTIMFDMNIRSADVQHMKNKVFDCTTELYQLTDKFIRHSTIMEEQNVPYARDLMVSYLQEIIIHLIQYDSPKNDQHSLSNPIQANFENELMNEINNYIQRNIFEPISVEDICDQFSISRSTLQGLFKKNLNMPPKQYINELKMSKAQHMILEEKYPITEIALKLGFSSIHYFSRKFKKRYGLAPSEFSQSIYKDTNADI, from the coding sequence ATGTACCTAAAAACAACCAGTCCGCAGTTTCTGAAATATGGAAGTATTGCGGAAGAACCTTCCCGATATCTCTCACAACGAACTTATTTTGAAGGGAAAAACCCAACACATTTGGATGTGTATGATGCGAAAGTAAGAATTGAAGTTCTCGAAGGAATTGCCATCCTTGTATTGCAAGAGGAGTTTGGAAGTCGCGAACAATTTGTAATTCATCGTGCACCAATTCTAAACAAAAATACACCATTTACTGTCATTCCCTTAACGCAAAGTGCAGTTATTGAGGTGTCAGTCCAGTCAAAGAAAGCTGTGAAGCAAAGCCGTATTGAATTTGAAGATGAACTTAACTATGAACCCATCCGTCCCAAGTTCTCAGTCACTGATATTTATTCATACTACTATAATGTAAAAGGGAAAGATTACTACTTTCATGGGGAGTCTCACTATAATTGGGAACTTACGTATGTTGACACAGGGGAACTTGTGACTGAGATTGATGGTCAAGAATATACTTTAAGCAGTCAACAAATGATGTTGTACTTTCCGGGACAATTTCATAAGCAATACGTTATTGGTGAAAAAACAGCGTCCTACCTAACCATTATGTTTGATATGAACATTCGCTCTGCAGACGTGCAGCACATGAAGAATAAGGTTTTTGATTGTACGACCGAATTGTATCAATTGACCGATAAGTTTATTCGTCATTCTACTATAATGGAAGAGCAGAATGTGCCCTATGCACGTGATCTGATGGTTTCTTACTTACAGGAAATTATCATCCACCTAATTCAGTATGATAGTCCTAAGAATGATCAACACAGTCTTTCCAATCCCATTCAAGCAAACTTTGAGAATGAGTTGATGAATGAGATTAATAATTATATTCAACGTAATATCTTTGAACCCATATCAGTTGAGGACATTTGTGATCAGTTCTCAATCAGTCGCTCAACACTTCAGGGTTTGTTTAAGAAGAACTTGAACATGCCACCAAAGCAGTACATCAATGAATTAAAGATGTCGAAAGCACAGCATATGATTCTAGAAGAAAAGTATCCAATTACTGAAATTGCATTAAAACTTGGATTCAGTTCAATTCACTATTTCTCACGCAAATTCAAAAAAAGATACGGGCTTGCTCCCAGTGAGTTCTCACAATCCATATACAAAGATACCAATGCCGATATATAA
- the yajC gene encoding preprotein translocase subunit YajC — protein sequence MTPLSVVLYTCLTVGFLVAIFAIIYYVTTARNIKKQRERMPELFNDLKPGMRIVFAGGLIGTLVNKDSDNIFAKVKLNDNTVVEVAVYSISNIIDK from the coding sequence ATGACACCACTATCAGTAGTACTCTATACATGTCTTACCGTTGGATTCTTAGTAGCGATCTTTGCGATTATCTATTATGTCACAACTGCTCGTAACATTAAGAAACAACGCGAAAGAATGCCAGAACTATTCAATGACTTGAAGCCTGGTATGCGTATCGTCTTTGCTGGAGGACTGATTGGGACTCTGGTAAACAAAGATAGCGATAATATCTTTGCTAAGGTGAAACTCAATGACAACACCGTCGTTGAAGTTGCCGTCTATAGTATTTCAAACATCATTGATAAGTAA
- the agaF gene encoding PTS galactosamine/N-acetylgalactosamine transporter subunit IIA: MIGIIVTGHGNFGEGLTSAVELIAGKQEQYEVVTFLQEKTPEQLGLDLRAAIANVDKGDGVIIFTDLKGGTPFKEAAMITTQIDNIEVLTGTNLAMLLEASLMRMGDVEVIPFTRSLAETGASQVDFFSLEEVDTNDDFDGDGI; this comes from the coding sequence TGGAATTATTGTAACAGGTCACGGTAACTTCGGAGAAGGACTTACATCCGCAGTTGAATTGATTGCAGGAAAACAAGAACAATACGAAGTTGTCACATTCTTACAAGAAAAGACACCCGAACAATTGGGTCTTGACTTGCGTGCAGCGATTGCGAATGTTGATAAAGGCGACGGCGTCATTATCTTCACAGACTTAAAAGGTGGAACACCCTTTAAGGAAGCAGCAATGATCACAACACAAATTGACAATATTGAAGTTCTTACAGGAACAAACTTAGCAATGCTCTTGGAAGCAAGCTTGATGCGTATGGGAGATGTTGAAGTTATACCATTCACACGCTCACTCGCCGAAACAGGGGCTTCTCAAGTAGACTTCTTCAGCTTAGAAGAAGTTGACACAAATGATGATTTTGATGGAGACGGAATCTAG